Below is a genomic region from Pan troglodytes isolate AG18354 chromosome X, NHGRI_mPanTro3-v2.0_pri, whole genome shotgun sequence.
TATACATTAACATTTCTTAGATCAGAAATGCTAAGTAATTTCAGCAGGACTTTCATGCTTaagtaaaatataacaaaattatgttttttcttaAGATACAACAGAgccaaaaataataactgccaAGTGAAAATGCAGGCCTACAAAACAGTATGTCAAGTACATTTCCCCTTTGATGAGGTTATAAGGGACTTATTTTTAGGTTTTCTGCGTTAAGAATTCATTACTTTTGTATTTGGAAGGGTGAAAACCAAGaaatgttgcttttaaaaaatcctatggGATACTATTATACAAcgataaaatggaaatataactttttaataaaaatcagtaatgaggccgggcatggtggttcacgcctgaaatcccagcactttggtaggcagaggtgggtggatcatctgaggtcaggagtttgagactagcctgaccaacatggtgaaaccccgtctctactaaaactacaaaattagccgggcatggtggtgcatgcctgtaatctcagctgctttggaggctgagaatcgcttgaacctgggaggcagaggttgcagtgagccaagactgcaccactgcactccagcctgggcaaaagagtgagactccatttcaaaacaaacaaacaaaatcagtaaCGGTACCTAATTACTTGCCCTTGcttcatggttttttgtttttttttttaattttttttgagacaaggtctcactttgtcactcaggctcgagtatagtggcatgatcataggtcactgcatccttgaactcttggactcaagcaatcctcccgtcttggcctcccaagtagctgagactacaggcatgtgccaccatgcccggctgacttGCACTTCATGTTTAACCCATATGCGCACTGACAGTCTCTTGAGGAAGGAATTTTAATAGATACTATAACAAAATTATTCCTTTAGTTAGCATTATGTGGAAGTCCAAAGCTTACAGAACTCCTCACCATATTTATTAGGAACAGAATTCCAGTAATTTCTTTCTTATAGTATCTAGTATTATGAAGCATAGGCAGGCATacttaaaactaaaaatgtaagCACTAAAGTAAATAAGCAAAATCCATAGTTCCTTCACCTAAACAGCAACACATAACCTAAATACCATATGACAAGTTAATATAGTAACTCAGACATTACCATGCTCTGGAAGCTCGCCGTATGCCTTCAGACTTCTAGCTTCGTCtgcattgtattttaaaattacatcagCTTTGTTATCCTTAAATAGagacaaataactttaaaaaactgatcataacaaaatattatcaGTTATTTCATAAATTCTCATATTGAATAAACAATCAAATCTCACCGTTTTACTATAAATCtttctccttttaaattttaaagctttCTCATACCCTCTGAAAAAGATCCTTAGGTTTAACCCAAGAGGAAGCTTATGTACATGCCTGAATGATTAACAAGCTTGGGAAATATAAAGATCTCACTTTAATAAGAGCAGAACTGTGCATACCTcatattttagattatttaatATTACCCTTTGATCAGAAGTCTTTTGAAGTACAAAAGTTCCCTGGGACAATAATTTGCAGGGTGATCAAACACTGCAATTCCAAAACTGAGACTGAACTGAGACTGGTATAATGACCTAAGGAAATTATACCTTTCTGTATTATCTGTGCTTCTTTGCCTAGGTATCAATCACAATCTCCTGTGGAGCTTTTATATCTTCTGAAGATAGATTAGTAGATGTGAAGAGAAGCCCAAGAATTAGTATTGTGAGAAGTTCTTTAGGTATTTCTGATGCAAAAGTCCCATTGAGAAATACTGCCTTAGAATGTTTCTACTTccctatttgaaaataatttaactcAGTTAAGGGAGAAAATTGATTGCTTCAACTTCAAGGACAGTGTGATTCAGACCAGTACTTCTTAAAATGTAAAGTGTATAGAAGCCTATGgagatcttattaaaatgcatgTTCTGACTGAAGAGTCAAAGAAcctgtatttctaacaagcttccagaAGATGCTATCGAGCCACTGACCACCCTGTAAGTAGGAGGGGCACGGAAAGATCATGAATAATTTCAAATCAGAAGTTGGTCCTGGCTGTCACTTTACAGTCAAAATGTTACTCATTTTGGacccttggtttccttatctatcGAACAGGAAATTACTTATTCTTCCTATTTCTGGGGTTATTGTTagatcataagaaaaaaatggacattAAAATGGTATGAATTTAAAGCAAGCTTTCTCACCTCAGCGCTATGGATTATTGTGAGGCGGACCATTCTCTGTTATGGGATGCTGTCctgtgcccaccccagcctctatCTACTACATGCTAGCAGCACTGCACCCatcccccagttgtgacaaccagaaaagtctccagacactgccaatGTCCCTCGGAGGGCAAAACTGCCCACAGTTGAGAAACAATGGCTTAAAGTgaagatttaaattatttattctggatttttttttttaaatcaaagtatGATCGAGGCTATACAAATAGAGATAGTATCATACAGGGATGATTTCCAATAGGTGGATGTCAAATGGATCTCACAGACCCACAATGAGTCTACAGAGTCAAGGGTTACGATCACGAAAGGCAAccaccactttctttctttcccaagtGCTCCTTTAGATTTATAGCACATACCTATGTTGTGATGTGTATTGTAATTACTTGTGTGCTTAACTCTCTCCAATACCAGGCTATGAGCCTTTTGTGGGATGGGCACTTAACTCATTCAGCTGTATCCCCTAAAATAATGGCTCCCAGATTTTGATTTAAACATAATCCCTGGGATTCCTAGCACAATGCCTAAAACAAAACTGGCTCTTAAGAAATGGCTCATCAAATTCAAGCcagtaaaataggaaaaatttacATGTAAATTTTACCTGGTAGTCTCGGAGACCAACCAAAATAATGTCCGAGGTATTTATCCAAACCTACAAAAGAAAAGTCACTGCCCGTCATATTTAAAATAACGAAGAATCAAGAAATTCCAGAGTAACAATCAATTAGTTTAGAAATTAAGAGATtttaggccaggagcggtggcttatgcctgtaatcccagcactctgggaggccaaggtgggcggatcacctgaggtcaggagttcgagaccatcctggccaacatggcaaaaacccgtctctactaaaaaatacaaaaattagctgggcgtggtggcatgcccttgtagtcccagctactcgggaggctgaggctggagaatcacttgaacctgggagacggaggttgcagtgagccaagactgcgctactgcactccagcctgggcaacagagtgagactccgtctcaaaaaaacaaataaataaacttctttaaaagaaaaaaaaaaaagaaaagaaattaagagatTTTAGTTTGGGCTgtcactgtggctcacgcctataatcccagcactttgggaggtcgaggccggcgggtcacttgaggtcaggagttcaagaccagcctggccaaaatggtaaaaccttgtctttactaaaaatacaaaaattagcgaggcgtggtggcgcatgcctataatcccagctactcaggaggctgaggctggagaaacacttgaatctgggaggcggagattgcactgagccaagattgtgccactgcactccagcctggatgacagagtgagactctgtctcaaaaaaaaaagaaagaaaaagaaaaaaagattttagtttGGGAATAGAAGGATTAAcataccaaattaaaaaaaataaatacaaaatcagAGTTGGGACCTTTAGTCAACCTGATTAATAAATCTGCCTGAATAACTACTGTGATGGTGAATTAATCATTACTTTCCAAGGCAGTCCATTCACGATGACATTCAAGAGATGCAACATTAATACAAGGCTTATATAACTCATATTCAAATTTTCTGAATGTACACTTTACAGCTATATGTCCAATTCCTAAATCAGAATCCAAACAAGGGCAACCTACTGCATTTAACTGTCAGGTCTCTTTAAGTCTCCTTGCAACTAGAATAGtaccccagctttttttttttttttttttttttgaaactttcaTGACAGTAACATTGCATTAAGAGCTGGGCCatctggctgggtacagtggctcatgcctataatcccagcattttgggaggccaaggtgggctgattgcttgagctcaggattcgaaaccagcctaagcaacatgaagaaaccccatctctacaaaaaatacagaaattagccaggcatggtggcacaggcctgtagtccctgctacacgggaggctgaagtgggaggatcacttgaaccaatgagggtgaggttacagtgagcccagatcatgccactacactacaggctgggtgataagagtgagaccctgtatcaaaaaaaagacaaggaaaaaaaaaactgggccgTTTGTTTTTGCAGAATGTCTCTCAATTTGGACTTTTTGGGCAGGAATACAATACAAGTGATACAAATGCTTCTTTAACATTAGAACCTGTATAAAATTACCATTACAGACCTTGCTATTTTACTTATAGGTAAATCACTGTTTACCAAGGTAAGTCTTTTGGGAATTTCCAAAAATGAAGTCCATGGACAGTTAAAAACTGTAGAGGGATTTTCCCCCTTAACCAATTTTatattaaagtaaaacaaatcaCACCTAccttttttctcaattttcctcTGATGTGACATAACCTCTTTACACCATCGAAACACATTGCTTCTAGCCGTCCATTTCCCAACATTTTGATTACCTGAGCATATTCTAGCGGGGAGAAAGGAAAAGGGTATGGAATATTGTTCAACTTTTGATAACAGCAACTTAAAGTCCACATAAAACTGTCAAGAGAATAAAGTTGCACCAGTTGGGAATAAATacatatagtaaaaatataaacaaacataagGGAGTGATAAACATCAAGTTAGTTAATGGCAGAGCTAGAACTAAGACTCTAtgatgccatttctttctttcttttttctgagctcAGGTCAAGTGTAGAAACCTTCATAGTTACAAAGGTCAGTCGTAAAACCTTTACATCATTGCCCAGAAATGATTAGGCTTTCATAGACATACATACGCACCCCCTCACCCCCAATCTCATTCATTCCTACAactgctacctttataaacacgtgtgggtgcacacacacacccccccccccacacacacaccagataTATGCCCTTATtgttttacattgttttatagttttgcttcTCAGAACTGTAGAGATCATGCATCAGGTAGACTGGAAAGCCTTCTGATGCTCAGATTTGGCTAGTTTCATCATTGATCCACTTCAGTAAAAGCAGATCTCAGAGAATGTAATGCCATTTCTATAATATACTGTCTCTGCTATTAGACATGTTTAAATTATCGACTCATTCTGAATAAGTAGATTGACTACCCCACTTTTGGCTCTCCTTTACCTCAGTACCTTTAGGTGCAAATCTCATAATTTTTAGTTCatttagcaaacaaaaacaaacttcaaaCAATGTCTTTGTTGAATTAGAATGTGACTAATCCCCAGAGAGGATGTCCATTAATTTGTAAGTAAATATACTGAGACTTCATTTTGAAAGGCTCAACAGTGGGGATGACTTGTGGAAGTCAATTACTCAGACTACAGTGAGTTTAGCACCCATCTACCACCTCAACATGGTTGGTCAACTCAAAGGCAGCCTTTCTTCTGAAGTGAgggaaaaagtaataataaaacagtGTCTGCCCAAGTCAAGTCAGCTGCTATTTTAGAGGCAAGGATGACCAAGGCTAAGAAACCAAAGGACTTTTAGCCAGAAAACGTATCTCATGTTTACTGGTTTATATGTATGGCATAATAAATCCACCCAAAGTTCTATTAAAAGCTAAAGTACTGGAAATAATTGGAATACCTGAGGAAATATGGAGTATATACTAGATATTATATCAATGTCAAATTACCTGAGTGTGATAATTCTCTTCTagttatataagaaaatatacttGCACTTAGAAGATACATGATCAAGTAAGGGAAAAGTTAACATGATGTCTCTAAATTTCAAATGGTCCTCAAGAAATCCTACatatggggctgggtgcggtggctcacgcctgtaatcccagcacttttggaggccgagacgggtggatcatgaggttaggagatcgagacccatcctggctaacacagtgaaaccccgtctctactaaaaatacaaaaaaaatacccaggcatggtggcgggcgcctgtagtcccagctacttgggaggctgaggcaggagaatggcgtgaacccgggaggtggagcctgtagtgagccgagatcgcgccactgcactccagcctgggcgacagagcgagactccatctcaaaaaaaaaattaaaaaatcctacatatatatttctttatatgtgtgtgtacagatgaAGGATTTAAGGGAGTTTGTTGCACTAATACTGCAACTTTCTGTAGGTTTGAAATGGCTCGAAATAAAAGTAACAGGAAAGGGCAAACGATCCAGTTAGGATTTATTTGACTAGTGCTATGTATCTTGGTCTGGCACTTACAATATTCTTCAGTCTAATAAAATCAGTTAACTGTTCAGTTTCATTTTATTGTAGTTTACGAAGTTATATGCTAATGGCACTGGAGAATGGAGAGGTCTATAAGGGCCTCAGGCTCATCCTTCAAATGTCCATGGTCTACTCAACATATTATATGTACCATTCACTACCAGAAATGCTAATCATAGAACTGCCAACTAAATCATAGAACTGTCAACCATAGCTCAATTCCCTCTGAACTATACGACACATTCTTagttcccagtactttgggaggtcatggtgggagaatcacttgagcccaggagttcgagaatagccagggcaacatatgaagacctcatctctatacagtgttttttttttgttttttttttgagacagagtctccctctgtcacccaggctggagtgcagtggtgtgatctcggctcactgcaacctccgcctcccaggttcaaacaattctcctgcctcagcctcctgagtagctgggattacaggcacgtgccaccacgcccagctaatttttgtaattttagtagagacagggtttcatcatgttggtcaggctggtctcgaactcctgacctcgtgatccgcccgccttggcctcccaaagtgctgggattacagacgtgagccactgcgcccagcctaaaaaaatttttaaaattagccagacatggtggtgtgtgcctgtagtcccaaatactcgggaggctgaagtggaaggactgcttcagcccaggaggtcatggctgcagtgggctgtaatcgtgccaccacacttcacCCTGGGCAATgggcaagacgctgtctcaaaaaaataaagtccccagctaaaaaagaaaggatgttattttaaaaagcgTAATTTATGAAAACACTTACCCTGACCATCCTCTTTGAATACCAGTTCTCTTTTTTCAGATTCATTCTCATTCTTACCCCTGCGTCTATTTTTACCTCCTTTacctgatggtttaaaaaaaagaaaaggaggtaaATGACATTAATTATCTGTAAAAcagtatgaaataaaatgaaattaaggcttataaaaccattttttaaaagatcacttaaattaaaaaattcatctATTTTAGCTACTCACAATCATATTAAATTTACAATCTCCAATCCCAACATTAACACATTATCACCTCCCTACCCTTCTTGGAATTTCCTTTGGGGATTTTTCTgacataaaatacacataaatagcagatattatgttaaaaaagatagaaaaacatTTCACTTTAGCACCCatccttttgaaataaaaatgcaattctATACATGTTCTTCTAAGCGGAAATCTTGGGTGTCTTCTAAAGCCAGGCCCTATGCAAGGAACCCGATACTTTCAAAATTAAGTGAAGACAGTGTCTGGACAGAGAactgtggttttcaaacttttggTAGCAGAGTaccataaatattgaaatctcactgggtgcagtggtgtgcgccttgggtctcagctactcaggaggctcaggtgggaggatcacttgagcaagcCCAGGAGGTtccaggctagcctgggcaacatagcgagacactgtctcttaaaaaataaaaaagatctgtTCGGTACccaatttactttcttttataaTGCTGGTCCCTACTCAACACCCCTGTTTCTATTATATGACCCCAGTgaccatgctcttaaccactatgcaATAATTCTGCCCATTTACTTGTCACAATCACCCCATGAGGTCATAACATTCATTTATTCCCAGTTTACCCATGAGTtccctgaagctcagagaagttaagtaagtCGCTTAGCTTCAGTGAGTAAATCAATTCACTGATTATAGTCAGTAAGCTGGGGTGACCAAAGTCACAATGTTTTTTTTGCCCCTAGCCCCCACATAAGCTTACCTCTCCACAGCATTTTGCTCCCATTCCAGAAAGGAAACCACATTGGCAGCCATTTCCAAAAGGCAGGAAAAAGGCTGTAAGTGGTAATGACCCTAAGAGACTCATGGGAAGAGCTTGGAAGCAGCAAAAAGTTCATAACCCAAATAGAATCATGAATGTGCACCTGATCACTGCAAAGACAGACATCTAACTTCTTGAATCGAGTCCACTTACTATCTCCTGGGGCAGTCTCACATTGCTCTGTGCTATTTTAGGGGGGCCTCTACAATTTCCTGACCCACCTAGAGTCCTTAGAATTCAGTATCTGAGGCATTCTTAGGGAACACTGAAACTAATTCCTAGAAAGAGAAAAGTATCAAGCCATTAATCATGCCACATCTGCAAAACAGAGTGCAAGCTCCTTCAGGGCAAGATCATACCTGCTCTGTTTATTGAGTTATATACCTGAGTTCACTAATTCTTCAAATGAATCTGTCAAGAATAGTCCATATATTGCTAACGGAGTGGTGAGTTAAAAATCATAGGCAGTAACTTCTTCAAAGTGTGGGAGCACTATACCCTAAATGCTCATGAGTGGGCCAAATGATACCCCTTTTCCTGATTTGAGGATGGGTTTCTAAGAATTTCTAGAATAAGCTGATATGAATCAATCCAAAGCAAAAGTCACTTAACACATAGTATGTGGCAAATTTTACCCTTACTTGTGTAACCACAGCTTATATTCACAGGGCTTCTGGATTTTCCAATGAAGGAAAACAATAAACGACTTTATTTCTACATTAGTAAATCCCATCTCATAAAATTCAGGGGTCATGAAAAGTACCATTCCTCTAAGTAAGATAACTAAGAACTGATTGGTTTCAGACAGTACAGGAATGATAAACACCAATCTCAGCCTGGTGATTACCTCCAAAAAGAGAGTAAAAGGTGATTAGGGCTTTACCTCAATCTGCGTTGTAATTCTTAAATTCAGAGTAATGGGTTCCCAGGTACATCATGTTAGCTGTATTTTTTGTATGCCTCAAATGTTATTTAAGAAAAGATTAATTACTTGTCAATTTACCAGAATTAACCATACCGGGATCACTCCCCTTTGTATTTTATTGCCATGTAATGGGATGTTCTTTAAAttctctgttgaatgaatgagactAGGTCTGAGTGTACAACAATTAAAGTGACATCAACATTCTTTAAACCAGAGTTGTTTTGGAGAAATTCCCAGAGAGGCTCTTTCTTAAGACATGAGGCTAGGGAACTAGATGTGATTTAGTGTAGAAGTCCTATCCCCTTGGAACCAAAGCAGAACCTATTATTCACCTAAGGGTGGAGTCGACAGGAGGTAGGTGacttaaaccaacaaatatttattaagcatctactaatTGTCAAGTGCTAGCAATCCAATGAGATTAAGACAGATACTATTCCTGCCTTGTAGAGCTTACAGCCTGGTGGAAGAATTGGAAAACTTATTACTAGAAATAAAGGTGAGAATAAGATGGAAGTGATCCCCTTACCACCTCAGAGAGAATAAAGGATTATACAGAAGAAAACTCtaagactttaaaattttttgtttataacTCCATCTTTTCCAAAATAATGAGCAGTGACTGCACCAACTTGTGCACAGAACACCTCGACCAAGTACCCTAAGGGATAAAGTAATAAGTGACAGCTACAAAGAGGAAATGTGGTAGAATCCCTGGAGCCAGCTGTCAAGTAGAAAAGAGAGCAGAAGTAGGCCTGTGTCAGGGGAGGGTTTCCTCTAGAATGAATAATCAAAGGAGACTACTTACGGACTATGAAGTATGCTCCTCTCCTGtaggaaaatacagtattttccCTATATTTACTTGCACAATTTTCTTCAAGTTATACGGCTATTAAAAATGACAGGAACACTGTAAATCTATAAAAGTAATTTCTTTAGGagtgttctgttttttgttttttgtttttttaagattaggCCTTCCGTTTTGGAAATCCCAAATAAAGTTATCCTCAAGTCTGATCATTTGTGAACGCTTAGCCTCAGAACGGAGGACACTTAAATTAGGTCTTTATTCTCACAACATATGCATCATCTGAAGCAAAAGTAGAAAACTTGGCTCAATATGGAATAAGTCTTCAGCAAACAAACATAAGCTATATCCTGTAAAGGGGTGGAGAGAGTAAATCTCTAGAGGTGAGCCTTAGAAATGTATCAAGGTTTCACCCACTGTTCACAAGGGACAGCGAGTAGCCTCAACAATACTGAACTGTCCATAAAGAAACCCATGCAGGAGTACCTGGTGCTCACGAATGCAGACAGCACTCTGAAAGTTCAGAACGGCTTCCAGGGATTAACCCCTCATGTCC
It encodes:
- the EIF1AX gene encoding eukaryotic translation initiation factor 1A, X-chromosomal, with the translated sequence MPKNKGKGGKNRRRGKNENESEKRELVFKEDGQEYAQVIKMLGNGRLEAMCFDGVKRLCHIRGKLRKKVWINTSDIILVGLRDYQDNKADVILKYNADEARSLKAYGELPEHAKINETDTFGPGDDDEIQFDDIGDDDEDIDDI